From a single Drosophila sulfurigaster albostrigata strain 15112-1811.04 chromosome 3, ASM2355843v2, whole genome shotgun sequence genomic region:
- the LOC133845033 gene encoding fibroleukin-like, whose amino-acid sequence MDSDFFLGLEKIHRITSLQRFELYIHLIAVNGSTYNARYDDFKISDEDNGYALSLGNFNGTIIEDAMSDGENMKFTTFDRDNDKIDDGNCAVDYKSGWWYTSCYYCNINAPYGRFLYWWLENEIELKEAKMLIRPKRSDEVLSN is encoded by the exons ATGGATAGCGACTTCTTCCTGGGACTAGAGAAAATACATCGTATCACGAGTTTGCAGCGATTCGAACTTTATATACATTTGATTGCTGTGAATGGAAGTACGTACAACGCTCGTTATGACGACTTCAAAATATCTGATGAAGACAATGGATACGCACTGAGTTTGGGTAATTTCAATGGAACTATTATTGAGGATGCGATGAGTGACGGtgaaaacatgaaattcacaacatttgatcgcgacaacgacaaaattGATGATGGTAACTGCGCAGTTGACTACAAAAGTGGCTGGTGGTACACGAGTTGCTATTATtg TAATATAAATGCACCATACGGGCGATTCCTATATTGGTGGTTGGAAAATGAAATCGAACTTAAAGAAGCTAAGATGCTAATTCGCCCCAAAAGAAGCGATGAAGTTTTGAGCAACTGA
- the LOC133845020 gene encoding fibrinogen-like protein 1 isoform X1, with protein sequence MEEMCSIHNYKTVKPLLDYFRQVRNELEDKEIKENKLNELNSDLMEKYHEIVKIHEKFKKEAALLDEYKNKVMKGENDLQSCQNKVDKLESDMSSQQNIIVKLKGELADKSTNLENCELQFENLNSSLIEKDEKIKRFSENIQNITEHQKTLELTLEKSKSKLIKQDEFIQLCQSKIDTLNRTSENIREQKKTIELQLKESETKLIDKVKENHLCRAEVDTLNKTLLNTLIPSSCSPFGDSDVHPLNVSGVGFFDVLCDSQLVGPGWIVIQQRVGGNESFNRDWATYRKGFGSYKSDFFLGLEKIHRITSLQRFELYIHLVAVNGSTYNAHYDDFKISDEDHGYALSLGKFSGTIKKDAMRNGENMKFTTFDRDNDIDDGNCAVQFKSGWWHTNCYNCNLNAPYGPKLNWWGNDYITIKEAKMLIRPKEAMKK encoded by the exons ATGGAAGAAATGTGTAGCATTCATAACTATAAAACTGTGAAACCTTTGCTCGATTATTTCAGACAAGTTAGAAATGAGTTAGAAGACAAAGAAATTAAggaaaataagttaaatgaaCTAAATTCGGATCTTATGGaaaaatatcatgaaattgtaaaaattcatgaaaaatttaagaagGAGGCAGCGCTATTAGatgagtataaaaacaaagtaatgAAAGGGGAAAACGATTTGCAATCGtgtcaaaataaagttgataaattAGAATCTGATATGAGttcacaacaaaatattattgtgaaattaaaaggTGAATTAGCTGATAAATCTACCAACTTAGAAAATTGCGAACTTCAATTCGAAAATCTTAATTCTAGCCtaattgaaaaagatgaaaaaataaagagattTAGTgagaatattcaaaatataacagaaCATCAGAAAACACTTGAGTTGACATTAGAGAAGAGTAAATCTAAATTGATAAAGCAAGATGAATTTATTCAGTTATGCCAATCTAAAATTGATACGTTAAATCGGACATCTGAAAACATCAgagaacaaaagaaaacaattgaattgcaattaaaagagAGCGAAACTAAGCTAATTGataaagtgaaagaaaatCATTTATGTCGAGCTGAAGTTGATACATTAAATAAGACTTTACTCAATACTCTTATCCCATCAAGTTGCTCTCCTTTTGGAGATTCAGATGTTCATCCACTCAATGTTTCTGGCGTAGGTTTCTTCGATGTTTTATGCGATAGTCAGTTAGTTGGACCTGGATGGATTGTAATACAACAGCGAGTTGGGGGAAATGAGAGTTTCAATAGGGATTGGGCAACGTATCGCAAAGGTTTCGGTTCTTATAAGAGCGATTTTTTCCTTGGCCTAGAGAAAATACATCGTATCACGAGTTTGCAGCGATTCGAACTTTACATTCATTTGGTTGCTGTGAATGGAAGTACGTACAACGCTCATTATGACGACTTCAAAATATCTGATGAAGACCATGGATACGCACTCAGTTTGGGTAAATTCAGTGGAACTATTAAAAAGGATGCGATGAGAAACGGCGAAAACatgaaattcacaacattCGATCGCGACAACGACATTGATGATGGTAATTGCGCAGTTCAATTCAAAAGTGGCTGGTGGCACACAAATTGTTATAATTg taatttaaatgcacCATATGGGCCAAAACTAAATTGGTGGGGAAATGactatattacaataaaagaAGCTAAGATGCTAATTCGCCCAAAAGAAGCGATGAAGAAGTGA
- the LOC133845020 gene encoding fibrinogen-like protein 1 isoform X2 — MCKIKINSVLFLIVLEIFFVATAAFEETCEFDREMEKQCRLHNYKTVKPLLDYFRQVRNELEDKEIKENKLNELNSDLIEKYHDIVRIHEKFMKEEALLDKYKTKILKGENDLQLCQNKVEELESKFNSQQNNFVILKGQLADKSTKLENCELQLKNLNSSLIEKDEKIKRFSENIQNNTEHQKTIELQLEQSKTKLIKKDKDNQLCRAEVDTLNKTLLNTLIPSSCSPFGDSDIHPLNVSGIGFFDVLCDSQLAGPGWIVIQQRVGGNESFNRDWATYRKGFGSYKSDFFLGLEKIHRITSLQRHELYIHLVTLNGNTYNASYEDFKISDEDSGYKLSLGKFDGTVIGDAMRYHETMKFTTIDRDNDTDDSNCAVDYKSGWWYNACSYCNLNAPYGPKLNWWGNDYITIKEAKMLIRPKEAMKK; from the exons atgtgcaaaataaaaatcaactcaGTTCTTTTCTTAATAgtacttgaaatattttttgtggccACAGCTGCCTTCGAAGAG ACGTGCGAATTCGACCGAGAAATGGAAAAACAGTGCCGCTTGCATAACTATAAAACTGTTAAGCCTTTGCTTGATTATTTTAGGCAAGTTCGAAATGAGTTAGAAGACAAAGAAATTAAGGAAAACaagttaaatgaattgaattctGATCTTATAGAAAAGTATCATGACATTGTAAGAATTCATGAAAAATTCATGAAGGAGGAAGCTCTATTAGATAagtataaaaccaaaatactTAAAGGGGAAAACGATTTGCAGTTGTGTCAAAACAAAGTTGAAGAATTAGaatctaaatttaattcacaacaaaataattttgtgataTTAAAAGGACAATTAGCAGATAAATCCACCAAGTTAGAAAATTGCgaacttcaattaaaaaatcttaattctagcttaattgaaaaagatgaaaaaataaagagattTAGTgagaatattcaaaataatactgaacatcagaaaacaattgaattgcaattagaGCAgagtaaaactaaattaataaagaaagaTAAAGATAATCAGCTATGTCGAGCTGAAGTTGATACATTGAATAAGACTTTACTCAATACTCTTATTCCATCAAGTTGCTCTCCTTTTGGAGATTCAGATATTCATCCACTCAATGTTTCTGGGATAGGTTTCTTCGATGTTTTATGCGATAGTCAGTTAGCTGGACCTGGATGGATTGTAATACAACAACGAGTTGGGGGAAATGAGAGTTTCAATAGGGATTGGGCAACGTATCGCAAAGGTTTCGGTTCTTATAAGAGTGATTTCTTCCTCGGACTCGAGAAAATACATCGTATCACGAGTTTGCAGCGTCACGAACTTTATATACATTTGGTTACTCTGAATGGAAATACCTACAACGCTAGTTATGAGGACTTTAAAATATCTGATGAAGACAGTGGATATAAACTGAGTTTGGGTAAATTCGATGGAACTGTTATTGGGGATGCGATGAGATACCACGAAACCATGAAATTCACAACAATCGATCGCGACAACGACACTGATGATTCTAATTGCGCAGTTGACTACAAAAGTGGCTGGTGGTACAACGCTTGCTCTTATTG taatttaaatgcacCATATGGGCCAAAACTAAATTGGTGGGGAAATGactatattacaataaaagaAGCTAAGATGCTAATTCGCCCAAAAGAAGCGATGAAGAAGTGA
- the LOC133845020 gene encoding ryncolin-1-like isoform X4 — protein MRVSIGIGQRIAKVSVLIRAIFFLGLEKIHRVTSLQRFELYIYVVAVNGSTYNARYDDFKISDEDSGYKLSLGKFSGTIKEDAMRNGENMKFTTFDRDNDIDDGNNNCAVTYESGWWYTKCYNCNLNAPYGPKLNWWGNDYITIKEAKMLIRPKEAMKK, from the exons ATGAGAGTTTCAATAGGGATTGGGCAACGTATCGCAAAGGTTTCGGTTCTTATAAGAGCGATTTTTTTCCTTGGCCTAGAGAAAATACATCGTGTCACGAGTTTGCAGCGATTCgaactttatatatatgtggtTGCTGTGAATGGAAGTACCTACAACGCTCGCTATGACGACTTTAAAATATCTGATGAAGATAGTGGATATAAACTGAGTTTGGGTAAATTCAGTGGAACTATTAAAGAGGATGCGATGAGAAACGGCGAAAACatgaaattcacaacattCGATCGCGACAACGACATTGATGATGGTAATAATAATTGCGCAGTTACATACGAAAGTGGCTGGTGGTACACGAAATGTTATAATTg taatttaaatgcacCATATGGGCCAAAACTAAATTGGTGGGGAAATGactatattacaataaaagaAGCTAAGATGCTAATTCGCCCAAAAGAAGCGATGAAGAAGTGA
- the LOC133845020 gene encoding fibrinogen-like protein 1 isoform X3 codes for MCKIKINSVLFLIVLEIFFVATAAFEETCEFDREMEKQCRLHNYKTVKPLLDYFRQVRNELEDKEIKENKLNELNSDLIEKYHDIVRIHEKFMKEEALLDKYKTKILKGENDLQLCQNKVEELESKFNSQQNNFVILKGQLADKSTKLENCELQLKNLNSSLIEKDEKIKRFSENIQNNTEHQKTIELQLEQSKTKLIKKDKDNQLCRAEVDTLNKTLLNTLIPSSCSPFGDSDIHPLNVSGIGFFDVLCDSQLAGPGWIVIQQRVGGNESFNRDWATYRKGFGSYKSDFFLGLEKIHRITSLQRHELYIHLVTLNGNTYNASYEDFKISDEDSGYKLSLGKFDGTVIGDAMRYHETMKFTTIDRDNDTDDSNCAVDYKSGWWYNACSYCNLNAQYGPDLNWWGNNLKEAKMLIRPKEAMKK; via the exons atgtgcaaaataaaaatcaactcaGTTCTTTTCTTAATAgtacttgaaatattttttgtggccACAGCTGCCTTCGAAGAG ACGTGCGAATTCGACCGAGAAATGGAAAAACAGTGCCGCTTGCATAACTATAAAACTGTTAAGCCTTTGCTTGATTATTTTAGGCAAGTTCGAAATGAGTTAGAAGACAAAGAAATTAAGGAAAACaagttaaatgaattgaattctGATCTTATAGAAAAGTATCATGACATTGTAAGAATTCATGAAAAATTCATGAAGGAGGAAGCTCTATTAGATAagtataaaaccaaaatactTAAAGGGGAAAACGATTTGCAGTTGTGTCAAAACAAAGTTGAAGAATTAGaatctaaatttaattcacaacaaaataattttgtgataTTAAAAGGACAATTAGCAGATAAATCCACCAAGTTAGAAAATTGCgaacttcaattaaaaaatcttaattctagcttaattgaaaaagatgaaaaaataaagagattTAGTgagaatattcaaaataatactgaacatcagaaaacaattgaattgcaattagaGCAgagtaaaactaaattaataaagaaagaTAAAGATAATCAGCTATGTCGAGCTGAAGTTGATACATTGAATAAGACTTTACTCAATACTCTTATTCCATCAAGTTGCTCTCCTTTTGGAGATTCAGATATTCATCCACTCAATGTTTCTGGGATAGGTTTCTTCGATGTTTTATGCGATAGTCAGTTAGCTGGACCTGGATGGATTGTAATACAACAACGAGTTGGGGGAAATGAGAGTTTCAATAGGGATTGGGCAACGTATCGCAAAGGTTTCGGTTCTTATAAGAGTGATTTCTTCCTCGGACTCGAGAAAATACATCGTATCACGAGTTTGCAGCGTCACGAACTTTATATACATTTGGTTACTCTGAATGGAAATACCTACAACGCTAGTTATGAGGACTTTAAAATATCTGATGAAGACAGTGGATATAAACTGAGTTTGGGTAAATTCGATGGAACTGTTATTGGGGATGCGATGAGATACCACGAAACCATGAAATTCACAACAATCGATCGCGACAACGACACTGATGATTCTAATTGCGCAGTTGACTACAAAAGTGGCTGGTGGTACAACGCTTGCTCTTATTG taatttaaatgcacaatATGGGCCAGATCTAAATTGGTGGGGAAATAATTTGAAAGAAGCTAAGATGCTAATTCGCCCCAAAGAAGCGATGAAGAAGTGA
- the LOC133845020 gene encoding ryncolin-1-like isoform X6, with protein MRVSIGIGQRIAKVSVLIRAIFFLGLEKIHRVTSLQRFELYIYVVAVNGSTYNARYDDFKISDEDSGYKLSLGKFSGTIKEDAMRNGENMKFTTFDRDNDIDDGNNNCAVTYESGWWYTKCYNCNLNAQYGPDLNWWGNNLKEAKMLIRPKEAMKK; from the exons ATGAGAGTTTCAATAGGGATTGGGCAACGTATCGCAAAGGTTTCGGTTCTTATAAGAGCGATTTTTTTCCTTGGCCTAGAGAAAATACATCGTGTCACGAGTTTGCAGCGATTCgaactttatatatatgtggtTGCTGTGAATGGAAGTACCTACAACGCTCGCTATGACGACTTTAAAATATCTGATGAAGATAGTGGATATAAACTGAGTTTGGGTAAATTCAGTGGAACTATTAAAGAGGATGCGATGAGAAACGGCGAAAACatgaaattcacaacattCGATCGCGACAACGACATTGATGATGGTAATAATAATTGCGCAGTTACATACGAAAGTGGCTGGTGGTACACGAAATGTTATAATTg taatttaaatgcacaatATGGGCCAGATCTAAATTGGTGGGGAAATAATTTGAAAGAAGCTAAGATGCTAATTCGCCCCAAAGAAGCGATGAAGAAGTGA
- the LOC133845020 gene encoding ryncolin-1-like isoform X5: protein MRVSIGIGQRIAKVSVLIRAIFFLGLEKIHRVTSLQRFELYIYVVAVNGSTYNARYDDFKISDEDSGYKLSLGKFSGTIKEDAMRNGENMKFTTFDRDNDIDDGNNNCAVTYESGWWYTKCYNCNLNALYGPDLDWWLNNLKEAKMLIRPKRSDEEVST from the exons ATGAGAGTTTCAATAGGGATTGGGCAACGTATCGCAAAGGTTTCGGTTCTTATAAGAGCGATTTTTTTCCTTGGCCTAGAGAAAATACATCGTGTCACGAGTTTGCAGCGATTCgaactttatatatatgtggtTGCTGTGAATGGAAGTACCTACAACGCTCGCTATGACGACTTTAAAATATCTGATGAAGATAGTGGATATAAACTGAGTTTGGGTAAATTCAGTGGAACTATTAAAGAGGATGCGATGAGAAACGGCGAAAACatgaaattcacaacattCGATCGCGACAACGACATTGATGATGGTAATAATAATTGCGCAGTTACATACGAAAGTGGCTGGTGGTACACGAAATGTTATAATTg taatttaaatgcactATATGGGCCAGATCTAGATTGGTGGCTAAATAATCTGAAAGAAGCAAAGATGCTAATTCGCCCCAAAAGAAGCGATGAAGAAGTGAGCACCTGA